Proteins encoded in a region of the Inquilinus sp. KBS0705 genome:
- a CDS encoding FtsX-like permease family protein: MFKNYLKTAWRSLIRNKSYTTINIIGLSIGIAACLLIFLVINFETSFDNYHTDKDQIYRVLTKRISPDGVKYRMGVPFPTAEALRLDYPQLKYVTNVFNDDDKQLNVLNEHNGQSKKFKENDLYFVDTQFFKVFDFGWLAGNKQTALTEPNSVVLTQKIAEKYFGTWQNAIGKVVKYDNKLDLKVTGILKNLPLNTDLPVNIAISFSTMKSTDFAGSLKDWHSTFGSNSCFVVLPKNVSMASFDKNLTAFIKKYRPEKDNKDSQFLQPLSQMHFDNRVGVFSGQVFSKELINALSLIGLFLLVIACVNFINLATAQAVNRSKEVGIRKVLGSQRKQLIIQFISETFIITLFAIVLAIGISEAGLPYLNKLLELQLSGNFINNPVVVLFLTVVLVAVTFLSGFYPALVLSGFNPITALKNKVAVARTNGITLRRSLVVLQFGIAQVLVIGTIVIISQLNHIKSTPLGFNKDAVVTIQLPNDSLSRLNMGSLRNQLLQNPNIKGFSYSFASPSDNTNWGTDFKYDDSPKEVDFRISLKWADADYFKLYDMHFVAGQAYQKSDTVKGFVVNETLLKELGVKDPKDAIGKNISIWDEKKARIVGVVKDFNTTSLREKIPAVIMASWNDQYLKANIKLGSGNIKETLAAIEQAWNKTFPETVYEYKFLDEKIARFYQKEDQLSQLYKIFAGMAIFISCLGLYGMVSFMAVQRTKEVGIRKTLGASVANIVYLFSKEFTLLIIVAFVIAAPIAWYFTQQWLQDFTYKIKPGVGIFLISIASSIIIAWITVGYKAVSAALVNPVKSLKSE; this comes from the coding sequence ATGTTTAAAAATTATTTAAAAACTGCCTGGCGCAGTTTAATTCGCAATAAAAGTTACACCACTATAAACATTATTGGCCTGTCCATTGGTATTGCGGCTTGTCTGCTTATATTTTTGGTGATCAATTTTGAAACGAGCTTTGATAATTATCATACCGATAAAGATCAGATATACCGTGTTTTAACCAAGCGCATTTCACCTGATGGTGTCAAATACCGCATGGGTGTGCCGTTCCCCACAGCCGAAGCCTTACGTTTAGACTATCCCCAATTAAAATATGTAACCAATGTATTTAACGATGACGACAAGCAGTTAAACGTACTTAACGAACATAACGGGCAGTCGAAGAAGTTTAAAGAAAACGACTTGTATTTTGTTGATACGCAATTTTTTAAAGTATTTGATTTTGGGTGGTTAGCCGGCAACAAACAAACTGCTTTAACCGAACCCAACAGCGTAGTGTTAACACAGAAAATAGCCGAAAAATACTTTGGTACCTGGCAAAATGCTATAGGCAAAGTGGTTAAATATGATAACAAGCTTGATTTAAAGGTAACAGGCATATTAAAAAACCTGCCTTTAAATACTGATTTGCCTGTTAACATTGCCATATCATTCAGTACCATGAAAAGTACCGATTTTGCGGGGAGTTTAAAAGACTGGCATAGTACTTTTGGCTCAAACAGTTGCTTTGTGGTATTGCCTAAAAATGTATCAATGGCAAGCTTTGATAAAAATCTTACTGCCTTCATAAAAAAATACCGCCCCGAAAAGGATAACAAAGATAGCCAGTTTTTACAACCGCTTAGTCAAATGCACTTTGATAACAGGGTAGGTGTTTTTAGTGGTCAGGTGTTCAGTAAAGAATTAATAAACGCTTTAAGCCTGATAGGCTTGTTTTTACTGGTTATAGCATGTGTTAATTTTATAAACCTGGCAACCGCGCAGGCGGTTAACCGTTCAAAAGAAGTAGGTATACGCAAGGTGTTAGGTAGCCAGCGTAAACAGTTGATCATTCAGTTCATCAGCGAGACCTTTATTATCACATTATTTGCCATTGTACTTGCAATAGGCATAAGCGAGGCGGGTTTGCCTTACTTAAACAAGTTATTAGAATTACAGTTAAGTGGTAATTTTATAAACAACCCGGTTGTTGTTTTATTTTTAACAGTGGTACTGGTAGCGGTAACCTTTTTATCAGGTTTTTATCCTGCATTGGTACTATCGGGCTTTAACCCTATAACCGCTTTAAAAAACAAAGTTGCAGTAGCCCGTACCAATGGCATTACCTTAAGGCGCAGCCTGGTTGTTTTACAATTTGGCATTGCACAAGTGCTGGTTATTGGCACTATTGTAATTATAAGCCAGCTAAACCACATCAAAAGCACACCATTAGGCTTTAATAAAGATGCAGTTGTTACCATACAGCTGCCAAACGATAGCCTAAGCCGCTTAAATATGGGCAGCCTGCGTAATCAGCTACTGCAAAATCCGAACATTAAAGGTTTTAGTTACAGCTTCGCGTCCCCATCTGATAATACTAACTGGGGCACAGATTTTAAGTATGACGATTCGCCGAAAGAGGTTGATTTCAGGATCAGCTTAAAATGGGCAGATGCTGATTATTTTAAACTGTACGATATGCATTTTGTGGCTGGGCAGGCCTACCAAAAAAGCGATACTGTAAAGGGGTTTGTGGTTAATGAAACACTACTGAAAGAGTTAGGTGTAAAGGATCCTAAAGATGCCATTGGCAAAAACATAAGTATATGGGATGAAAAAAAGGCGCGGATAGTAGGCGTTGTTAAAGATTTTAATACTACATCGCTGCGCGAAAAAATACCCGCCGTAATAATGGCATCATGGAATGATCAATACCTAAAAGCCAACATTAAATTAGGCAGCGGCAATATAAAAGAAACACTTGCCGCAATTGAACAAGCATGGAACAAAACTTTCCCTGAAACGGTATACGAGTACAAATTTTTAGACGAAAAGATAGCCCGCTTCTATCAAAAAGAAGATCAGCTATCACAGCTGTATAAAATATTTGCCGGTATGGCCATATTTATATCCTGCCTGGGCTTATATGGCATGGTTTCGTTTATGGCGGTACAACGCACAAAAGAGGTTGGTATACGTAAAACGCTGGGTGCATCGGTGGCAAACATTGTATACCTGTTCTCTAAAGAGTTTACCCTGCTTATTATAGTCGCTTTTGTTATTGCGGCGCCTATTGCCTGGTATTTTACACAACAGTGGTTGCAGGATTTTACCTATAAAATAAAGCCGGGGGTAGGTATATTCCTGATATCCATCGCATCTTCCATCATAATAGCATGGATAACGGTAGGGTATAAAGCCGTAAGTGCTGCCCTGGTTAACCCCGTAAAAAGTTTAAAAAGTGAATAG
- a CDS encoding FtsX-like permease family protein: MIKNYFKIAWRNMLNNKVYSAINVLGLAAGMAVALLIGLWVNYQYAYDKFLPNYTQSYQVRRNFNSNGDTLNFASTSLKLADALRTGYPEIEYVAESDGGREHGLMVGNTKLFSNGVQAGSDFLKIFRYPFVQGNADGLKDPYSIVITESTAKALFGNKNAMNQMVKVDNKDNLKVTGIIKDIPANSTLSFNYVIPFSYFETADPGVKESRKGSFGNNGFVLYAKLKDGIKYTQIAPKIKNMEKYEDNLNAKNSEVVMQPLQDWHLYNTYINGKASGGFIEYVHIFSIIGILVLVIACINFINLTTARSEKRAREVGIRKAIGSQRNQLIIQFLTESVLITFIAFLFSVGVVQLVLPSFNTLTATNITIPYTSTVFWIITIGCTLFTALLAGSRPAFYLSSFNPVQVLKGTIQTARSAALSRKALVVLQFSCSIALIISTVIIYQQIQHAKDRPTGYSTSRLVTTMTNDDLSKNAAALKQDLLQSGAVTSITTATSPATGVWWHSDVEAFPGKNAGETVEMGTILVSSDYFKTLGMQLKQGHDFIGNEKADSTNVILNESAVKRLRLANPLGQTITKFGRQMHIIGVVKDALMESPFQAADPTMFFFTGGSNIIYRLSPKVNTHEAIEKITNIFNKYSPAYPYTYRFVDEDYNQKFNLELLVGKLAGIFAGLAIFISCLGLFGLAAYIAEQRTKEIGVRKVLGATVTQVWVLLSKDFIVLVLISCVIASPVALYSLQSWLLKYSYRITIGPGVFILSAAAAIVITLLTISFQAIKAALANPVRSLRSE, translated from the coding sequence ATGATAAAGAATTATTTTAAAATAGCGTGGCGCAATATGTTAAACAACAAAGTTTACAGTGCCATAAATGTTTTGGGCCTTGCCGCAGGTATGGCAGTCGCATTATTAATTGGTTTGTGGGTAAACTATCAGTATGCTTATGACAAATTTTTGCCTAACTATACGCAATCGTATCAGGTTAGGCGCAATTTTAACAGTAATGGCGATACTTTAAACTTTGCCAGCACATCGCTTAAACTGGCTGATGCATTGCGTACCGGCTACCCCGAAATTGAATATGTTGCAGAAAGCGATGGCGGCCGGGAGCATGGTTTGATGGTTGGTAATACCAAGCTGTTTTCTAACGGCGTACAAGCCGGCTCCGATTTCTTAAAAATATTCCGCTACCCGTTTGTACAGGGTAATGCCGATGGTTTAAAAGACCCTTACTCAATAGTTATTACCGAATCGACCGCTAAAGCGTTGTTTGGAAATAAAAACGCCATGAACCAAATGGTAAAAGTGGATAACAAAGACAATTTAAAAGTAACCGGTATTATCAAAGATATACCGGCAAATTCAACCTTAAGTTTTAACTACGTTATCCCCTTTAGTTATTTTGAAACTGCCGACCCGGGGGTTAAGGAGTCGCGTAAAGGAAGTTTTGGCAACAATGGCTTTGTGCTATATGCCAAACTTAAAGATGGTATTAAATACACCCAAATTGCTCCAAAAATTAAAAACATGGAGAAGTATGAAGATAACCTTAATGCTAAAAACTCCGAAGTAGTTATGCAACCTCTGCAAGACTGGCATTTGTATAACACCTACATTAACGGTAAAGCAAGCGGCGGTTTTATTGAGTATGTACACATATTCAGCATCATTGGCATCCTGGTATTGGTAATTGCCTGTATCAACTTTATAAACCTGACCACAGCCCGTTCAGAGAAACGCGCACGCGAAGTTGGGATACGCAAGGCCATAGGTTCGCAACGCAATCAGCTTATTATACAATTTTTGACAGAATCGGTGTTGATCACCTTTATAGCCTTCCTGTTTTCGGTAGGTGTGGTGCAACTGGTTTTACCTTCATTTAATACATTAACGGCCACAAATATTACCATCCCCTATACCAGCACAGTGTTTTGGATAATTACTATTGGTTGTACATTGTTTACCGCCCTATTAGCCGGTAGTCGTCCCGCATTCTACCTGTCATCGTTTAACCCTGTACAGGTATTAAAAGGTACTATACAAACAGCACGCTCGGCAGCGTTGTCGCGCAAGGCATTGGTTGTATTACAGTTTAGCTGCTCTATAGCGCTTATCATTAGTACGGTTATTATTTATCAGCAAATACAGCATGCTAAGGATAGGCCTACCGGCTACAGCACCAGCCGCCTGGTTACTACCATGACCAATGATGATTTGAGTAAAAACGCCGCTGCCTTAAAACAAGATTTGCTGCAAAGCGGAGCAGTAACCTCAATTACCACGGCAACCAGCCCGGCTACGGGTGTTTGGTGGCACAGCGATGTAGAAGCATTCCCGGGTAAAAATGCCGGCGAAACAGTTGAGATGGGTACAATATTAGTTTCAAGCGATTACTTTAAAACCCTTGGCATGCAGCTAAAACAGGGGCATGACTTTATTGGCAACGAAAAAGCCGATAGCACTAATGTAATATTAAACGAATCTGCAGTAAAACGCTTGCGTTTAGCTAACCCGCTTGGGCAAACCATTACCAAATTTGGGAGGCAAATGCACATTATAGGTGTTGTAAAAGATGCGCTGATGGAATCGCCATTCCAGGCGGCCGACCCAACCATGTTCTTTTTTACTGGTGGTAGCAATATTATTTACCGCTTATCACCTAAAGTAAATACCCACGAAGCCATTGAAAAGATAACCAACATATTTAATAAATACAGCCCGGCATACCCTTATACTTACCGCTTTGTCGACGAAGATTATAACCAAAAATTCAACCTGGAGTTATTGGTAGGCAAACTGGCCGGCATTTTTGCGGGTTTGGCCATATTTATAAGCTGCCTTGGCTTATTTGGCCTGGCTGCATACATAGCAGAACAGCGTACTAAAGAGATTGGTGTACGCAAGGTTTTGGGAGCAACGGTAACCCAGGTTTGGGTACTGCTTTCAAAAGACTTTATTGTACTGGTGCTTATTAGTTGTGTTATCGCATCGCCGGTAGCCTTATACTCTTTACAAAGCTGGCTGCTTAAATATTCGTACCGTATTACAATAGGGCCGGGGGTATTTATATTATCGGCCGCGGCAGCAATTGTAATAACACTGCTTACCATCAGTTTTCAGGCTATAAAAGCGGCTTTAGCTAACCCGGTAAGGAGTTTACGAAGCGAGTAA
- a CDS encoding FtsX-like permease family protein translates to MFKNYFKIAWRNIIRHKAYSIINISGLSVGIAACLLIFVVLQFELSFNTNFTSYKNIYHIITKQIGEDGENFNPGISVPAIDALRIDFPQYKFAAINSSYGSQITVPGNNPANTSDNKKFTENIGVFFIEPQFFDIFNAEWLDGNKDALKEPNMVVIDKKTATKYFGNWKTAMGKNLKMDNFLSLKVAGIVGDSPDNSDFPLRVLVSYITLKQNGDYYNFSGNWHSLSSNFQVYTQLPENVTAASFEKQLVGFTNKQSDLNKKKTTRVHLLQPLSMLHFDTRVGNTLGDHLTSKATLSTLTFIAVLIIIMASINFINLSTAQSVGRSKEVGIRKVLGSTRQQLIIQVIGETTLIIITSVILAMAIAKLALPFLKNIASVPDDIALLNAGTISFLLITMVIVILLSGIYPALVISGFKPVMALKNKITAASIGGIPLRRALVVAQFAIAQLLIIGTIVAVNQMNFVNQADLGFNKNAVLVIPGSSDSVTLSKMQAFKQQLLQNPEIKSVSFSSDAPSSENNWGTNFYFNNSKKDPTFSTFLKYGDADYFKTYGLKFAAGQGYDQSDTARQVVVNETFIHKLGIQKAEDAIGKTVKTGGMPTWAPIVGVVKDFKTNSLRDAVKPIVMMPYKKVESQAAIKIETKNLTRTVAGIQKLWETTYPEYAYNGFFLDENIAQFYKQENQLAMVYKIFAAIAIFISCLGLYGLVSFMAVQRTKEVGVRKVLGASVFNIVLLFSKEFMILIAISFVIAMPTAWYIMSNWLQNFAYRITLSASVFVLAISVSIIIAWVTVGYKAVRAALVNPVRSLRSE, encoded by the coding sequence ATGTTTAAAAACTACTTCAAAATAGCCTGGAGAAATATCATCCGTCATAAGGCATATTCTATTATAAATATTTCGGGTTTAAGCGTGGGTATAGCCGCATGCCTGCTCATATTTGTTGTTTTGCAGTTTGAATTGAGTTTTAATACCAATTTTACCAGCTACAAAAACATTTACCATATTATAACCAAACAGATAGGCGAAGATGGTGAAAACTTTAACCCCGGTATATCTGTACCTGCAATTGATGCTTTACGTATCGATTTCCCTCAATATAAATTCGCAGCGATAAATTCCAGCTACGGCAGTCAGATAACCGTTCCCGGTAATAATCCTGCAAATACGTCTGATAATAAAAAATTCACCGAAAATATTGGCGTGTTTTTTATTGAGCCGCAGTTCTTCGATATTTTTAATGCAGAGTGGCTGGATGGTAATAAGGATGCGCTGAAGGAACCCAATATGGTGGTGATAGATAAAAAAACAGCCACCAAATACTTTGGCAACTGGAAAACCGCCATGGGTAAAAACCTTAAAATGGATAATTTTTTATCATTAAAGGTAGCCGGTATAGTTGGAGATTCGCCCGATAACAGCGATTTTCCTTTACGCGTGCTGGTATCTTACATCACCCTGAAACAAAATGGCGATTATTATAATTTTTCGGGCAACTGGCACAGTTTAAGCAGTAATTTTCAGGTATATACACAACTCCCCGAAAATGTAACGGCGGCAAGTTTCGAAAAACAATTAGTAGGCTTTACCAACAAACAAAGCGATCTTAATAAAAAGAAAACAACCCGCGTACACTTGCTGCAACCCCTTAGTATGTTACACTTTGATACGCGTGTAGGTAATACCCTTGGCGACCACCTAACCAGCAAAGCCACTTTAAGTACCCTAACTTTTATAGCTGTATTGATCATCATTATGGCTTCTATCAACTTTATTAACTTATCAACTGCGCAGTCGGTTGGCCGGTCAAAAGAAGTGGGTATACGTAAGGTTTTGGGTAGTACCAGGCAGCAACTTATTATACAGGTAATTGGCGAAACCACCCTTATCATTATAACATCGGTAATATTGGCTATGGCTATTGCCAAGCTGGCATTACCATTCCTTAAAAACATAGCCAGCGTGCCAGATGATATTGCCTTGCTAAACGCAGGTACAATATCATTCCTGTTAATTACAATGGTGATTGTGATTTTATTATCAGGCATTTACCCTGCCTTGGTTATATCAGGTTTTAAACCGGTGATGGCTTTAAAAAATAAAATAACCGCAGCATCAATTGGTGGCATACCATTGCGCAGGGCATTAGTTGTGGCACAGTTTGCCATAGCGCAATTATTAATAATAGGCACCATTGTAGCAGTTAACCAAATGAACTTTGTTAACCAGGCCGATCTGGGCTTTAACAAAAATGCCGTGCTGGTTATACCAGGCTCGTCAGATAGTGTTACGCTAAGTAAAATGCAGGCATTTAAGCAACAGCTTTTACAAAACCCGGAGATCAAATCGGTGAGTTTTAGTTCGGATGCACCATCATCAGAAAACAATTGGGGTACCAACTTCTATTTTAACAATTCTAAAAAAGACCCAACATTTAGCACTTTCCTTAAATATGGCGATGCCGATTATTTTAAAACCTATGGCTTAAAGTTTGCCGCGGGGCAGGGCTACGATCAAAGCGATACCGCCAGGCAGGTTGTAGTGAACGAAACCTTTATCCATAAACTGGGCATACAAAAAGCCGAAGATGCGATTGGTAAAACAGTAAAAACAGGCGGAATGCCTACCTGGGCACCTATAGTAGGAGTGGTTAAAGATTTTAAAACCAATTCGCTGCGCGATGCCGTTAAACCAATTGTAATGATGCCTTACAAAAAAGTTGAATCGCAGGCTGCTATCAAGATCGAAACAAAAAACCTTACCCGCACAGTTGCCGGCATACAAAAGCTATGGGAAACCACCTATCCGGAATATGCTTACAACGGTTTCTTCCTTGATGAAAATATAGCCCAGTTTTATAAACAGGAAAACCAACTGGCTATGGTTTACAAAATATTTGCCGCTATAGCCATTTTTATATCCTGCCTGGGTTTATATGGCCTGGTATCGTTTATGGCTGTACAACGCACCAAAGAGGTGGGTGTGCGCAAAGTATTAGGCGCATCAGTATTCAATATCGTATTACTGTTTTCTAAAGAGTTTATGATACTGATAGCCATATCGTTTGTAATTGCCATGCCAACCGCATGGTACATCATGTCAAACTGGTTGCAAAATTTTGCTTATCGGATAACGCTATCAGCAAGCGTGTTTGTGTTGGCTATATCTGTATCCATCATTATAGCCTGGGTAACCGTGGGTTATAAGGCGGTAAGGGCAGCATTAGTTAATCCGGTAAGAAGTTTACGTTCAGAGTAG
- the trpB gene encoding tryptophan synthase subunit beta, which produces MKYGVNEQGYYGDFGGAYIPEMLYPNVEELRQQYIKIINEDDFKAEFDQLLRDYVGRPSPLYHAKRYSDKYGANIFFKREDLNHTGSHKINNAIGQILLAERLGKKRIIAETGAGQHGVATATVCALKGIECVVYMGEIDMERQAPNVARMKMLGAKVVPATSGSKTLKDATNEALRDWIGNPVDTHYIIGSVVGPYPYPEMVAKFQSIISEETKKQLLEQTGRDLPTYVMACVGGGSNAMGMFYHFLDDEDVKLVAVEAAGKGVNSGHSAATTFLGKEGVLHGSRTILMQTADGQVEEPYSISAGLDYPGIGPQHAHLFKINRAQYVSITDDEALDAGLLCSQMEGIIPAIETAHALAYLEKMTFSKGENVVICLSGRGDKDLSTYIKHFGF; this is translated from the coding sequence ATGAAATACGGAGTTAATGAACAGGGATACTATGGTGATTTTGGCGGCGCATATATCCCCGAAATGCTATACCCCAATGTGGAGGAATTAAGGCAACAGTACATTAAAATAATAAACGAGGATGATTTTAAAGCTGAGTTTGACCAGTTATTGCGCGATTATGTGGGCCGCCCTTCGCCGCTATACCATGCCAAACGATACTCTGATAAGTATGGTGCCAATATATTTTTTAAACGCGAAGACCTTAACCACACCGGATCGCACAAAATAAACAATGCCATAGGGCAAATATTACTTGCAGAACGCTTAGGCAAGAAACGAATCATAGCCGAAACAGGTGCAGGGCAGCATGGTGTGGCTACCGCCACGGTTTGTGCCCTAAAAGGGATTGAGTGCGTGGTTTACATGGGTGAAATAGACATGGAACGACAAGCCCCTAACGTGGCCCGTATGAAGATGCTTGGCGCAAAGGTCGTTCCGGCTACATCGGGAAGTAAAACGCTTAAGGATGCCACCAATGAGGCCCTGCGCGACTGGATAGGGAACCCTGTTGACACCCACTATATCATCGGATCGGTAGTTGGCCCGTACCCGTATCCCGAAATGGTGGCAAAATTTCAATCGATCATATCCGAAGAAACTAAAAAACAGCTATTGGAGCAAACCGGTAGAGATTTACCAACTTATGTAATGGCATGTGTAGGTGGTGGCAGCAACGCAATGGGTATGTTCTACCATTTTTTAGATGACGAGGATGTGAAGTTAGTAGCCGTAGAAGCCGCAGGCAAAGGTGTAAATAGCGGTCACTCGGCAGCCACCACTTTTTTAGGTAAGGAGGGTGTTTTACACGGCAGTCGCACTATATTGATGCAAACCGCCGATGGCCAGGTAGAAGAACCGTACTCCATTTCAGCCGGGTTAGATTATCCCGGTATAGGCCCGCAACACGCGCACTTGTTTAAAATTAACCGTGCGCAATACGTAAGTATTACCGATGACGAGGCTTTAGATGCGGGCCTGTTATGTTCACAGATGGAAGGTATTATTCCGGCTATTGAGACCGCCCATGCATTGGCTTATTTAGAGAAAATGACCTTTAGTAAAGGCGAAAACGTGGTGATATGCCTTTCGGGTAGGGGAGATAAGGATCTGAGCACTTACATCAAGCATTTCGGATTTTGA